Proteins encoded in a region of the Burkholderiales bacterium genome:
- a CDS encoding glycine cleavage T C-terminal barrel domain-containing protein, with amino-acid sequence MQTPFDMRAIQRGARLKRSPYFEATQAWGCRGYTVYNHMFLPIGYDDLEQEYWRLLRDVTVWDVSVERNVEIGGPDGFRFMSLLTPRDLSKCPVGRGRYVLLTDDDGGIVNDPVLLRIDENRFWLAAADSDILLWAKGVARNSGMDVEIRELDVAPMQIQGPKSRDLVQGLFGERVGTLGYYEFFEAQLDGIPLIVTRTGWTGELGYELYLLDVTRGVDLWNRIIDAGTSYGIAPTGPSDIRRIEAGIFNYGVDMTLATNPYELGLERLVQLDKAEDFIGRDALRRIAAEGVERKLVGVDIAGHRLDLNMTKWPVRAGNVPLGEVTSAVYSPRLAKNIGYAMLPMSHTAIGTQVTVDTGDGERLATVVPMPFIDPAKTIAKS; translated from the coding sequence ATGCAGACGCCGTTCGACATGCGCGCCATTCAGCGCGGCGCGCGCCTCAAGCGCTCACCCTATTTCGAAGCGACTCAGGCGTGGGGTTGCCGCGGCTATACCGTCTACAACCACATGTTCCTGCCGATCGGCTACGACGACCTGGAGCAGGAGTACTGGCGCCTGTTACGCGACGTGACGGTGTGGGACGTGTCGGTCGAGCGCAACGTCGAGATCGGCGGTCCCGACGGCTTCCGCTTCATGAGCCTGCTCACGCCGCGCGATCTGTCGAAGTGCCCGGTGGGGCGCGGCCGTTACGTGCTGCTCACCGACGACGACGGCGGCATCGTCAACGATCCGGTGCTGCTGCGCATCGACGAGAACCGGTTCTGGCTCGCCGCCGCCGACAGCGACATCCTGCTGTGGGCCAAGGGTGTGGCGCGCAACAGCGGCATGGACGTCGAGATCCGCGAGCTCGACGTGGCGCCGATGCAGATCCAGGGACCGAAGTCGCGCGACCTCGTGCAGGGCCTCTTCGGCGAGCGCGTGGGCACGCTCGGCTATTACGAGTTCTTCGAAGCGCAGCTCGACGGCATTCCGCTGATCGTCACGCGCACCGGCTGGACCGGCGAGCTCGGCTACGAGCTCTACCTCCTCGACGTGACGCGCGGCGTCGACCTCTGGAACCGCATCATCGACGCGGGCACGTCCTACGGCATCGCTCCGACCGGCCCTTCGGACATCCGGCGCATCGAAGCGGGAATCTTCAACTACGGCGTCGACATGACGCTCGCCACCAATCCTTACGAGCTCGGCCTGGAGCGCCTCGTGCAGCTCGACAAGGCCGAGGACTTCATCGGCCGCGACGCGCTGCGACGCATCGCTGCGGAAGGCGTGGAGCGCAAGCTCGTGGGCGTCGACATCGCGGGACACCGGCTCGATCTCAACATGACGAAATGGCCGGTGCGCGCCGGCAACGTCCCGCTGGGCGAAGTGACCTCGGCGGTGTACTCGCCGCGGCTCGCGAAGAACATCGGCTACGCGATGCTGCCGATGAGCCACACCGCCATCGGCACGCAAGTGACGGTCGATACCGGTGACGGCGAGCGCCTCGCGACGGTGGTGCCGATGCCGTTCATCGATCCGGCGAAGACCATCGCGAAGAGCTGA
- a CDS encoding aspartate aminotransferase family protein, with amino-acid sequence MTKALYRHSLDAEFPMAVEGDGVYLVDAGGRRYLDGSGGAAVSCLGHSNERVRAAIHAQVDRLAFSHTRYFSNEPMEQLAEELVTGAPGGLTKAWFTCGGSESVEAALKLARQYYIEKGEPQRRHVIGRMQSYHGTTSGALSAGGNIGRRAVFEPLLLSATHHISPCYAYRGQRDGESAEQYGRRVADELEAKILELGPDSVAAFIAETVVGSTLGCVEPVPGYFKRIREICDRYGVLLILDEVMCGMGRTGTRYACEQEGVAPDFIALAKGLSAGYLPLGALLVADKVHRAIEAGSNVVMHGHTFTGHPMACAAALAVQQEVRERDLLSNVNRMGGMLKSALSEHFGNHRNVGDIRGRGLFLALELVQDRRSKEPFPASAQLSERIRVKAMEHGLICYPMGGVVDGKNGDNVMIAPPFVFEEKHAFELIDKLNRTFEEVL; translated from the coding sequence ATGACCAAAGCCCTCTACCGCCACAGCCTCGACGCCGAGTTTCCCATGGCGGTGGAGGGCGACGGCGTCTATCTCGTCGACGCTGGCGGCCGGCGTTATCTGGACGGCTCCGGCGGCGCCGCGGTGTCGTGCCTGGGGCACAGCAACGAGCGCGTGCGCGCGGCGATCCACGCACAGGTCGATCGCCTCGCGTTCTCGCACACCCGCTACTTCAGCAACGAGCCCATGGAGCAGCTCGCCGAGGAGCTGGTGACGGGCGCGCCTGGCGGCCTCACCAAGGCGTGGTTCACCTGCGGTGGCTCCGAATCGGTCGAAGCCGCGCTCAAGCTCGCGCGCCAGTACTACATCGAGAAAGGCGAGCCGCAGCGGCGCCACGTGATCGGGCGCATGCAGAGCTATCACGGCACGACGTCGGGCGCGCTCTCGGCGGGCGGCAACATCGGGCGGCGCGCGGTGTTCGAGCCGCTGCTCCTGTCCGCGACCCATCACATCTCCCCGTGCTATGCGTATCGCGGTCAGCGCGATGGCGAGAGCGCGGAGCAATACGGCCGCCGCGTCGCGGACGAGCTCGAAGCGAAGATCCTCGAGCTGGGTCCGGATTCGGTCGCGGCGTTCATCGCCGAGACCGTGGTCGGCTCGACCCTCGGCTGCGTCGAGCCGGTGCCGGGTTATTTCAAGCGCATCCGCGAGATCTGCGATCGATACGGCGTGCTGCTCATCCTCGACGAGGTGATGTGCGGCATGGGCCGCACCGGCACGCGCTACGCGTGCGAGCAGGAAGGCGTTGCGCCGGACTTCATCGCGCTCGCCAAAGGTTTATCCGCGGGCTATCTGCCGCTGGGCGCGCTGCTCGTCGCCGACAAGGTGCACAGGGCGATCGAAGCGGGCTCCAACGTGGTCATGCACGGCCATACGTTTACCGGTCACCCGATGGCGTGCGCCGCGGCCCTCGCGGTCCAGCAGGAAGTGCGCGAGCGCGATCTGTTGTCGAACGTGAACCGCATGGGCGGGATGCTCAAGAGCGCGCTGTCGGAGCATTTCGGCAACCACCGCAACGTCGGCGACATTCGCGGACGGGGCCTCTTCCTCGCGCTGGAGCTGGTGCAGGATCGCAGGAGCAAAGAGCCTTTCCCGGCGTCAGCGCAGCTCTCCGAGCGCATCCGCGTCAAGGCGATGGAGCACGGCCTCATCTGCTACCCCATGGGCGGGGTCGTCGACGGCAAGAACGGCGACAACGTCATGATCGCGCCGCCGTTCGTCTTCGAGGAGAAACACGCCTTCGAGCTGATCGACAAGCTCAACCGTACTTTCGAAGAAGTTCTTTAA
- a CDS encoding tripartite tricarboxylate transporter substrate binding protein, with the protein MKLRNLTIALAAIVVSGGAFAQSKGGAGDYPSRPVRFITPAAPGGTTDQLARLFSARMTEIWKQQVIVDNRASASGVLAAELTAQAAPDGYTLFLPYHQHTINAALLPKLPYHPINDFTPITQLTAAGLILVIHPSSPPKNFKEFLDWTRNYKGDLNFGSAGIGSGGHLAGELFKQMTGVKATHIPYKGTGPALTGLLGQEYQFNFMGLLAGSQMHRQGRLRALAVTTLKRSPGLPELPTVAESGIPGFEVAGWYGVFAPPKLPAPLVTKVHDTLVKILKEPEIQKIIFNQGAEGVGNSTEEFRKYLVADLDKWKKVVKASGAKAY; encoded by the coding sequence ATGAAGTTACGCAACCTGACGATCGCGCTCGCCGCGATCGTCGTGTCGGGCGGCGCGTTCGCCCAGTCGAAAGGCGGCGCCGGCGACTATCCTTCACGCCCGGTGCGATTCATCACGCCTGCGGCGCCCGGCGGCACCACCGATCAGCTCGCGCGCCTCTTCAGCGCGCGGATGACCGAGATCTGGAAGCAGCAGGTCATCGTCGACAACCGCGCGAGCGCCTCGGGCGTTCTCGCCGCCGAGCTGACCGCGCAGGCCGCGCCGGATGGTTACACGCTGTTCCTCCCGTATCACCAGCACACGATCAACGCGGCGCTGCTGCCCAAGCTCCCGTATCACCCGATCAACGACTTCACGCCGATCACGCAGCTCACGGCGGCAGGACTGATCCTCGTCATCCATCCTTCGAGCCCGCCGAAGAACTTCAAGGAGTTCCTCGACTGGACCAGGAACTACAAGGGCGATCTGAACTTCGGCTCCGCGGGCATCGGCAGCGGCGGCCATCTCGCCGGCGAGCTGTTCAAGCAGATGACCGGCGTGAAAGCGACGCACATCCCTTACAAGGGCACCGGCCCTGCGCTGACCGGCCTGCTCGGACAGGAGTACCAGTTCAACTTCATGGGGCTGCTCGCCGGCTCGCAGATGCATCGGCAAGGCCGCCTGCGCGCGCTCGCGGTGACGACGCTCAAACGCTCGCCCGGTCTGCCCGAGCTGCCGACCGTCGCCGAATCCGGCATTCCCGGCTTCGAAGTCGCGGGATGGTACGGCGTCTTCGCGCCGCCCAAGCTTCCGGCGCCGCTGGTGACCAAGGTCCACGACACCCTGGTGAAGATCCTCAAGGAGCCCGAGATCCAGAAGATCATCTTCAACCAGGGCGCCGAGGGCGTGGGCAATTCCACCGAGGAATTCCGCAAGTACCTCGTCGCCGACCTGGACAAGTGGAAGAAGGTGGTCAAGGCGAGCGGCGCGAAAGCGTACTGA
- a CDS encoding thermonuclease family protein, translating to MLFALAVSKAAGAAEIVGEVVSVADGDTLTVLDGSREKHRIRLSGIDAPEKRQAYGERSKQHLATLVFRKTVRVVWDKKDRYARILGRVFAAECEAACPYTIDVGLEQIRAGLAWHYRRYAKEQAPAQRERYADSERRARERRAGLWSDAHPVAPWDFRH from the coding sequence GTGCTGTTCGCTCTCGCGGTATCAAAGGCCGCCGGCGCCGCCGAGATCGTCGGCGAGGTGGTCTCGGTCGCCGACGGCGACACGCTCACCGTCCTCGATGGTTCCCGCGAAAAACATCGAATCCGACTGTCGGGCATCGATGCGCCCGAGAAGCGCCAGGCTTACGGCGAGCGCTCGAAGCAGCACCTCGCCACGCTGGTATTCCGCAAGACCGTGCGCGTGGTGTGGGACAAGAAGGACCGCTACGCGCGCATCCTGGGGCGCGTCTTCGCGGCGGAGTGCGAAGCTGCATGCCCCTACACGATCGATGTCGGACTCGAACAGATCAGGGCGGGCCTCGCATGGCACTACCGCCGTTACGCGAAGGAGCAGGCGCCGGCGCAGCGCGAGCGCTACGCCGACAGCGAGCGGCGGGCGCGCGAGCGCCGCGCGGGATTGTGGAGCGACGCGCATCCGGTCGCGCCGTGGGATTTCCGCCACTGA
- a CDS encoding tripartite tricarboxylate transporter substrate binding protein, whose protein sequence is MRLNPCCAALFAVCAVAPAFAAQSAAGDYPDRPIRIIVPLAPGGGSDYTARFIGTRLAERVGHPVVVDNRPGASGIVGTDLVAKASPDGYTLLLAYSTHAQSAQLFSHLPYDPIKDFAPVTIVINTPLTLQLNPSVPAKTVKEFIAYARQNEGKLNYGSSGPGSSPHLATELFDSMAGIRMTHIPYKGVGPYITAQLQNEIQFSFANMFTTMPHWKSGRLRLVATGGLKRLEAMPDLPTVAESGLPGFEALTWYGFVAPAKTPRAIVAKLQQEIRAITFLPDVKKQFVDQGNEPFGSTPEEFAKVMRADADKWGAIGKKLGVKLD, encoded by the coding sequence ATGAGACTGAATCCGTGCTGCGCGGCGCTGTTCGCCGTGTGCGCCGTCGCGCCCGCGTTCGCTGCGCAGAGCGCAGCGGGCGACTATCCCGATCGCCCGATCCGCATCATCGTGCCGCTCGCGCCCGGCGGCGGCAGCGACTACACCGCGCGCTTCATCGGCACGCGCCTCGCGGAGCGCGTGGGACACCCGGTGGTGGTCGACAACCGTCCCGGGGCCTCGGGGATCGTCGGCACCGACCTCGTCGCGAAAGCGAGCCCCGACGGGTACACCCTGCTCCTCGCGTACTCCACCCACGCGCAGAGCGCGCAGCTCTTCAGCCATCTCCCGTACGACCCGATCAAGGACTTCGCGCCGGTGACGATCGTCATCAACACGCCGCTCACGCTGCAGCTCAACCCGTCGGTGCCCGCGAAGACGGTGAAGGAGTTCATCGCGTACGCCAGGCAGAACGAAGGCAAGCTCAACTACGGCTCGTCGGGGCCGGGCAGCTCGCCGCACCTCGCGACCGAGCTCTTCGACTCGATGGCGGGCATCAGGATGACGCACATTCCGTACAAAGGCGTCGGGCCGTACATCACCGCGCAGCTCCAGAACGAGATCCAGTTCTCGTTCGCCAACATGTTCACGACCATGCCGCACTGGAAGTCGGGCCGGCTGCGCCTCGTCGCGACGGGCGGCCTGAAACGCCTCGAAGCGATGCCCGATCTCCCGACGGTCGCCGAATCGGGTTTACCGGGATTCGAAGCGCTGACGTGGTACGGCTTCGTGGCACCGGCGAAGACGCCGCGGGCCATCGTCGCCAAGCTCCAGCAGGAGATCCGGGCGATCACCTTCCTGCCCGACGTGAAGAAGCAATTCGTCGATCAGGGCAACGAGCCGTTCGGCAGCACGCCGGAGGAATTCGCGAAAGTCATGCGCGCCGACGCGGATAAATGGGGCGCAATCGGTAAAAAGCTCGGCGTCAAGCTCGACTGA
- a CDS encoding TauD/TfdA family dioxygenase produces the protein MQVIPSGAALAAEVRGVDFSKPLSDEVKAGLRRAWADHLVLLFRDQAIDDDQLIGASGVFGPPHAAASRKYHLDVGKKIDDKHMISRHPSVSIISNLDDTGRPVRDNGGLGSFEVVWHTDNSYVEVPPAGSMLYALEIPPPGSGGDTSFSNQYLAYEELPSELKTAIEGRSQVHDSSRNSAGILRPGVKLPTKPEEVEGPVHPLVRVHPVTGKRALYLGRRRDWPSNYIVGMPNDESEALLDRLWAHATQEKYAWTHYWRVGDIVLWDNRCCMHYRTEIDLAHRRVMHRTTIKGEPLVGV, from the coding sequence ATGCAAGTCATACCGAGCGGCGCCGCGCTGGCGGCGGAAGTGCGCGGCGTCGATTTTTCGAAGCCGCTGTCGGACGAGGTGAAGGCAGGGCTGCGCCGCGCGTGGGCCGATCACCTCGTCCTGTTGTTTCGCGACCAGGCGATCGACGACGACCAGCTCATCGGCGCTTCGGGCGTGTTCGGACCGCCGCACGCGGCCGCGTCGCGCAAGTACCACCTCGACGTCGGCAAGAAGATCGACGACAAGCACATGATCTCGCGCCACCCCAGCGTGTCGATCATCTCCAACCTCGACGACACCGGGCGCCCGGTGCGCGACAACGGAGGGCTCGGCAGCTTCGAGGTGGTGTGGCACACCGACAACTCGTACGTCGAGGTGCCGCCCGCGGGCAGCATGCTCTATGCGCTCGAGATACCGCCGCCCGGATCCGGCGGAGACACCTCGTTCAGCAACCAGTATCTCGCCTACGAGGAGCTGCCTTCAGAGCTCAAGACAGCGATCGAAGGACGCTCGCAGGTCCACGATTCGAGCCGCAACAGCGCCGGGATACTCAGGCCCGGCGTGAAGCTGCCGACGAAGCCGGAAGAAGTCGAAGGCCCGGTGCATCCGCTGGTGCGCGTCCATCCGGTGACGGGCAAGCGCGCGCTGTACCTCGGACGCCGCCGCGACTGGCCTTCGAACTACATCGTGGGCATGCCCAACGACGAGAGCGAAGCCCTTCTGGATCGGCTGTGGGCGCACGCGACGCAGGAGAAATACGCCTGGACGCACTACTGGCGGGTCGGCGACATCGTGCTGTGGGACAACCGCTGCTGCATGCATTACCGGACCGAGATCGATCTCGCTCACCGGCGGGTCATGCACAGGACGACGATCAAGGGCGAGCCCTTGGTCGGGGTTTAA
- a CDS encoding TauD/TfdA family dioxygenase: MSATSTAAKPRTVSQVRVVPTGKPVGADIEGVDLANLSDAEFQQIFDAWMKYNVLRFRGQNLSKEDLQAFSARFGELDNAPINISGKPWIEGYPKIAVMSNILQDGQPVGSLGYGEAVWHTDMSYVEVTPSAAILYGLEVTREGGETGFLSMYDAYETLPEDLKKAIEGKVIKHDASHNSAGELRKGFKPVTDPREAPGALHPIVIKHPITGRKALYLGRRPRGYVLGLTLEESEALLDRLWAHATDESKSWWQKWSVGDLLMWDNRCVMHKRTAFDANERRFMLRTQVKGGKPAA, translated from the coding sequence ATGTCAGCCACGTCCACCGCGGCGAAGCCGCGCACCGTATCCCAGGTCCGTGTCGTCCCCACCGGCAAGCCGGTCGGCGCGGACATCGAAGGCGTCGACCTCGCGAACCTCAGCGACGCCGAGTTCCAGCAGATCTTTGATGCGTGGATGAAATACAACGTGCTGCGTTTCCGCGGGCAGAACCTGTCGAAGGAAGACCTCCAGGCGTTCAGCGCGCGCTTCGGCGAGCTCGACAACGCGCCGATCAACATCTCGGGCAAGCCGTGGATCGAGGGTTATCCCAAGATCGCCGTGATGTCGAACATCCTCCAGGACGGACAGCCCGTCGGCAGCCTCGGTTACGGCGAAGCGGTGTGGCACACCGACATGTCGTACGTCGAAGTCACGCCCTCGGCGGCGATCCTCTACGGGCTCGAAGTGACCAGGGAAGGCGGCGAGACCGGCTTCCTCAGCATGTACGACGCGTACGAGACGTTGCCCGAAGACCTGAAAAAGGCGATCGAGGGCAAAGTGATCAAGCACGACGCCAGCCACAACAGCGCGGGCGAGCTGCGCAAGGGCTTCAAGCCGGTGACCGATCCGCGCGAAGCGCCGGGCGCGCTGCACCCGATCGTGATCAAGCATCCGATCACCGGACGCAAGGCGTTGTATCTCGGTCGCCGCCCGCGCGGCTACGTCTTGGGGCTTACGCTCGAGGAAAGCGAAGCGCTGCTCGACCGGCTGTGGGCGCACGCCACCGACGAGAGCAAGTCGTGGTGGCAGAAGTGGAGCGTGGGCGACCTGCTGATGTGGGACAACCGCTGCGTCATGCACAAGCGCACGGCGTTCGATGCGAACGAGCGCAGGTTCATGCTGCGCACTCAGGTCAAGGGCGGCAAACCGGCCGCGTGA
- a CDS encoding GntR family transcriptional regulator encodes MTPAAADAGAQTLPERIAAAIAADIVEGRHAPGERLVEARLVKAYGVSHGPVRDALRVLQSSGLVHIHPYRGAQVTTLSVREVQEIYQVRAALVGLRARWLAEDAARGDVIEEAGALVDKLDALARKDAAGDEYVGVALALNRMLTDNLSNRWLRSTLQALTLQTSRYTRLALGTPARRRESARLWRTLIDAIRTGDADEAQRIASVISLGTRDAAIGELESREAQAATPASVN; translated from the coding sequence ATGACCCCAGCAGCCGCCGACGCAGGCGCGCAAACCCTGCCGGAGCGCATCGCCGCGGCGATCGCGGCGGACATCGTCGAAGGCCGCCACGCCCCGGGCGAGCGCCTCGTCGAGGCCCGCCTCGTCAAAGCCTACGGCGTGAGCCACGGGCCGGTGCGTGACGCCCTGCGCGTGCTCCAGTCGAGCGGGCTCGTGCACATCCATCCCTATCGCGGCGCGCAGGTGACGACGCTGTCGGTGCGCGAAGTGCAGGAGATCTACCAGGTGCGCGCCGCTCTGGTGGGCCTGCGCGCACGCTGGCTCGCGGAGGACGCCGCACGCGGAGATGTCATCGAGGAGGCCGGGGCGCTCGTGGACAAGCTGGATGCGCTCGCGCGCAAAGACGCCGCGGGCGACGAATACGTCGGTGTCGCGCTCGCGCTGAACCGCATGCTGACCGACAACCTCTCCAACCGCTGGCTGCGCTCGACGCTGCAGGCGCTCACGCTGCAGACGAGCCGCTACACCCGGCTCGCCCTCGGCACGCCTGCGCGGCGGCGCGAATCGGCGCGGCTCTGGCGCACGCTGATCGACGCGATACGCACGGGCGATGCCGACGAAGCCCAGCGCATCGCATCCGTGATCTCGCTCGGCACGCGCGACGCGGCCATCGGCGAGCTCGAAAGCCGCGAAGCGCAGGCCGCGACGCCGGCATCCGTCAACTGA
- a CDS encoding tripartite tricarboxylate transporter substrate binding protein, protein MLRVSIIAALALASGAFAADNYPARPVRIIVPWPAAGSIDAAGRVASQSLSKALGGSFVVDNRAGAAGTIGADLVAKSAPDGYTLMVHSATHVANATSYPKLPYRTIQDFTPIAFISAQPAVLVAHPSLPVKSVRDFIALAKSRPGQINYASSGNGSSPHLAMALFTSTARIDLVHVPYRGGPPAFTSLLSGETQASIATLPNALPHVNAGRVRALGVTTARRVQAAPAIPTIAESGLPGYEMNPWISLFGPAGLDRALVQRMNGVINQALADPEVARGMVRQGLEPWSGTPEQLAARMQTDLQKFAKLIKAIGLSTE, encoded by the coding sequence ATGCTGCGTGTATCGATCATAGCCGCGCTCGCGCTCGCTTCAGGCGCGTTCGCCGCCGACAACTATCCCGCCAGGCCCGTGAGGATCATCGTGCCGTGGCCGGCCGCGGGCTCCATCGATGCCGCGGGCAGGGTCGCGTCGCAAAGCCTGTCGAAAGCGCTGGGCGGCAGCTTCGTCGTCGACAACCGCGCCGGCGCGGCGGGCACCATCGGCGCCGACCTGGTCGCCAAGTCCGCGCCCGACGGCTACACGCTGATGGTGCATTCGGCGACCCACGTCGCGAACGCCACGAGCTATCCGAAGCTGCCGTACCGGACGATCCAGGACTTCACGCCGATCGCGTTCATCTCGGCGCAGCCGGCGGTGCTCGTCGCGCACCCCTCGCTGCCGGTGAAGTCGGTGCGCGATTTCATCGCGCTCGCCAAATCGCGCCCGGGGCAGATCAATTACGCGTCGTCGGGCAACGGCAGCTCGCCGCACCTCGCGATGGCGCTCTTCACCTCGACCGCCAGGATCGATCTCGTGCACGTGCCCTATCGCGGCGGCCCGCCCGCTTTCACCTCGCTCCTGTCCGGGGAGACGCAGGCGTCGATCGCGACGCTGCCCAACGCGCTGCCGCACGTGAACGCGGGCCGCGTGCGCGCCCTCGGCGTGACCACGGCCAGGCGCGTTCAGGCCGCGCCGGCGATCCCGACCATCGCCGAGTCCGGATTGCCCGGCTACGAGATGAATCCGTGGATCTCGCTGTTCGGGCCCGCCGGCCTCGATCGCGCGCTCGTGCAGCGCATGAACGGCGTCATCAACCAGGCGCTCGCCGATCCCGAGGTCGCGCGCGGCATGGTGCGCCAGGGGCTCGAGCCGTGGTCGGGAACGCCCGAGCAGCTCGCAGCGCGCATGCAGACCGATCTGCAAAAATTCGCAAAACTGATCAAGGCGATCGGGCTGTCCACCGAATGA